TTGTTGTTGGCAGCCATAAACAAATGGTCTTTGCTTCAAAAGGATGTGAACAATGATTTCTTGAATGAGGATTTATTTGAAGAGGTATATATGGACCAACCTCTCGGCTATAATTTCGTAAATTCTGGACTTGTATGTAAGTTGAACAAGTCCATTTATGGTTTGAGGCAAGTTTCATGTCAATGGTTTTGCAAATTCTCTTCATCTTTGCTTAGCCACCACTTCAAACAATCGAGGCGCGATTACTCCCTTTTCACCTATGGTAGTGGCGACCAAATAGTCTATCTCCTTGTATATGTAGATGATATTATTCTGGCCAGTCCATCTAAGGACACATTGTACAAGGTGCAAAAGTGATTAgaatcgctctttaaattgaaGATTCTTGATGACTTTGAAGTATTTTTTGGGTTTGGAAATGGCAAGATCAGATGAGGTAATTGTTCTTAGCCAACATAAGTACACCCTTAGCATCCTTAAAAACACCAATTTCGCTGAATCTAAGCCTACCTCTTTTCTTTTGGAATCCAACCTAAGACTTAGTAGCTCAGATGGGGAGTTGCTCGAGGATCCCACGAGCTATAGAAGGCTTATAGGGAGATTGATGTACCTCACCATCTCGTGCCCACACATCACTTTTAGCCAATTTCTATCCCAACCTCGCACTATACATCTTCATGCCCTTCATCATTTGCTGCGGTACATCAGAGGCACTGTAGGTCAAGGCTTGCTTTTTTCGAAAAGCTCAGAGAAGAGACTAATGGCTTATGTGGATGCGGATTGGGCAGGTTGCCTGGATACTAGACAGAATGTCACTGGGTTCTATGTGTTCATTGGAGATTCTCTTGTTGCATGGCGATCGAAAAAGCAAATTACAGTCTCCAGATCATCCATAAAATTCGAGTATCAGGCCATGGCAGCAGCTGCTGCTGAACTCACATGGTTAAAGGGCCTCCTGTTTGACTTTTAAGTTGATGTTTCCTCTTTTATGCTGTTTTGTGACTCTCAATATGCTATTCACATAGCATCCAATTCCACTTTTCATGAGAGAACTAAGCACATAGAAGTGGTCTGCCACTTTGTGTGCGAAAAGGTGGTTGTGGGGTTTATTAAGCTCATTCATATTTGGACGTAACATTAACTAGCTGATGTGTTCACCAAGCCAGTGATCCCAACTCAATTCAACAATCTCATTTCTAAATTTGACatgataaatttttatctacCAACTTGAGAGGGAATATTATGGACCATCTAAGTTAATTAGTCAGTAGCTTAACCAATAGTCAGTCACTCATATAACTCAGTTTGAGTTAGTTAGCTCCTCTGGGTTAtgtacatgtatatatatacatacaatttGTAACTAATTAATCAATAAGATTACTCATTTTTTTCTCTGCTTTCACGTGTTCTAATTATAGGgtattactttttaaattttatttatttttaaaacaaattttgtgtttatttttcttttaaaaaaagcttttataaaataataatataaatttatcaaattcgTCCTTATTAAACAAAAACAATTTATGAATatactttattaattaataaaacattctcaatttaattaattaattaatgtttcAAATGAATATTCATTCTTAAATaaagtatatattatttattttaaaaaattttcaagctgattgcatttttattattagttttcaaaagGAGAATAGATcttcctaatttttttatttagaaaataaaatgtaatcttttattattaattttataaataaaactaaaaaatacataaaaaatattaaaaaaaataaaaattatattttatttttttaattaaaaaaaaaagaaaattcattCCTGTCCAGACGGAAAAAGGACATAATGCAACCTTGAGATAACATATTGACTTTAGAGTCTTTATCATATATGCGCTTAATCTGTTTacctttttcccctttttctcTACCTTATTTTTGTGATCAAAATTAAACATGTGTTTTGATAAGTCTAACGTGCTTTTCCCCATCTCTTTCGTCCTTTTATCTcatataaacttttttttttaataccaTTTGGTGTTTGAGAATGACttataattattgtttttctattattgGAGTGTTCAAGGATTGGAGCAACATTAATTCATTAagtgagaaaagaagaaagtgaaatttgagtatatatatatacacatgagcgaagttatataatatttagcagggatcaatattttttttagttttttattttaaccaaaaaaaaaattaaaaataactatatataaattcacttaaaaataaCAACGAAAGacttagaatttatttttttataagataactaaatatatcatatattaaaataattaaacacaaatatctcaaaattatttttatatattgtaaaTATAGGTTGTTACATATTTGTTTTTATGATCTTTAAAtactattcaattttttttagacgTTTTctacaaatttattaaaaaatatattatgtttcatgtaaataatttaaatcacaaccataacttatgcaatgaaaaaattaataataatattattagagctgaaatgaattaaaatttataacttacacggttaattaatgactaattaattcataaattaaaatttattctagaaaataaaaaatgtgatttttatggcttaatatgatagagaaaattaaaacgagaattttaataacaattttaaaaaaatcagccCAAGATTGGATCGAACGGGTCAAACCGAGCCAACTAGACCTATATTGGACCCTTGGCCCAACCAAGCtcaacctaaaaccctaaaacagcACTCTCTCCCCCCCCCCTTAACCCCGAACACGCTGGAAATTACAAGAAATGGGAGAAGAACACTCTTCCAAAGTTCTaactctcacttgatcttcaaactaccataacttttgatccaaAACTCCGATTGCCGTACTGTTTACGACCACGCATTCACCGCGTTgagctctacaaaactcacAACTTAGTTCTTGAGGTCAGCCACGTTTTCTCCTCTGAAATTTCAGACTTAATTTCGAAAAATTGGGtgaaaaatattgagatttgtGAGCTTTTGATATTATAGGATCCAACTAGTTTGAAGGAGAGGTTTAATCTTGTCTTTGatccttgggtgtggtaagattctcaaccctagtagAATTTATTGGTTTATGATATTTGGGTATTGAGTGGGTATGTTTGAATGTGATATTGTGGTTTAAGaagtgtatatatatgtgttggAGCTTGGTTGAGGTTTTAGAAAGCTTGAAAAAGTGCTTTGGTGTgctaaaaatatgttcttggaggtgttgaagCTTTGAGAGCTTGTGaaaaagtgatttggaagtgctccagATTGAGTGAGAAATCAGCCAATGTATGGTTTCGATTTTCTGTATTtaaaatgtaatgtggtgtgaaaacttaggctagagaccCATAAGATAGGATTTGGActattgatgttgttgattggttgaaATGAATTGTGTTTTTATGTATGTGATTAGTGAATTTTGGATGttttgatggtatgatgtatgtgAGATATGCATGTTTTGATATGTGTTTAATGATTGGTTGAGAATGAATTGTGGGTTGatccatgttgatggtgaggaTGATATTGATTGTATGTATTGATGGTTGATGGGAAGGGTattattggaaattgggatAAGAAAAGACATATGACATGATATTGTGTTTGAAATTGGGTTATTTGATTGAGATTGGTTAAAATGGTGGATTGGTGGATtgtgaatttgataaaaaaaatgttaacatATGAGTTGAGCAGGCTTGAGGttgatttttagtatattttggttggttttgaaaagggttaaaattggtttgttttggaAATGggactttgtggttttgtatgaaaatgtgGTTTTGGGTCTACTTTGAAAGGGTATAACTTGGTCTCCAAATCTTCGATTTATGTCAAacttatttagaaataaaattggatccgggatagttatgccgttcaaagaacggatgaaaaatgatttgaaacgGAGAAGTTATGCCCGTCGGAAGATTGAGATTTGAAATTGTAATTCTGGATTAGGGAAGATCCTTAGCTCTTGGGACTTTGTTTTGGTTTTATGTACTTACTTATATACTTATTATCtccatggtgcacgaaattgcaatcacacttttgcaatccgcacaactaaccagcaagtgcactgggtcgtccaagtaataccttacgtgagtaagggtcaaatcccacggagattgttggtttgaagcaagctatggttatcttattaatcttagtcaggataccaataggattctttTGCCTCGattgtaaaagataaaagagcatgaaataaatacttattatgcagtaatggagaatatgttggagttttggaaatgctttgtcctctgaatttcagcttttctcttgtcctcctcttcacacacgcaaggctccttccatggcaagctgtatgtagagtgtcaccgttgtcaatggctacttcccatcctctcagtgaaaatggtccaaatactctgtcacagcatggctaatcatctgttggttctcgatcatgtcggaataagatccattgatccttttgcgtctgtcactacgcccaacactcacgagtttgaagtttgtcacagtcatccaatcccagaatcctactcggaatgccacagacaaggtttagactttccggatcctcatgaatgccgccaacaattctagcttatacaacgaagattctgattaaggaatctaagagatactcattcaatctaatgtagaacggaggtggttgtcaggcacacgttcatggattgaggaaggtgatgagtgtcacggatcatcaccttcttcatagtgaagcgcgaatgaacatcttagataggaacaagcatgtttgaatggaagacagaaataattgcattaattcattgagacgctgcagagctcctcacccccaacaatggagtttagagactcatgccatcaaagagtataaaattcagatctaaaaatgtcatgagatacaaaataaatctctaaaagttgtttaaatactaaactaataacctaggtttacagaaaatgagtaaactaggatggatagtgcagaaatccacttctggggcccacttggtgtgtgctggggctgagacttaagcttctcatgtgcctgggctgtttttggagttgaacgccaggttgtaacctgtttctggcgttgaactccaacttgcaacctgtttctggtgctgaacgccaaactgcaacatggaactggcgttgaacgccagtttacgtcgtctatcttcatgtaaagtatggacta
The genomic region above belongs to Arachis duranensis cultivar V14167 chromosome 3, aradu.V14167.gnm2.J7QH, whole genome shotgun sequence and contains:
- the LOC107479143 gene encoding uncharacterized mitochondrial protein AtMg00810-like, whose amino-acid sequence is MARSDEVIVLSQHKYTLSILKNTNFAESKPTSFLLESNLRLSSSDGELLEDPTSYRRLIGRLMYLTISCPHITFSQFLSQPRTIHLHALHHLLRYIRGTVGQGLLFSKSSEKRLMAYVDADWAGCLDTRQNVTGFYVFIGDSLVAWRSKKQITVSRSSIKFEYQAMAAAAAELTWLKGLLFDF